A segment of the Streptomyces sp. Tu 2975 genome:
GGGTGGCGAAGGCCCATTCGCCGCGGGTGGCGGGTGTGCCGTCGGGGGCCAGCAGGCGGCCGCTGCGCAGGCCGAAGCCGAACTCGGTGAAGCCCAGGCGCATGCCCTGGCCGAGGGCCTTGGTGTAGGCCTCTTTGAGGGTCCACAGGCGCAGGGTCTGGGCGGTCTGTTCGTGCTCGGGCAGCGGGGCGAGTTCGGCGGCCTCCGTGGGGGTGCACATCTGCGCCTGGAGGAGGTCGAACCGCATGCGGCGGTCGGCCGGTTCGGCGTCGACGCCGATGCGGCCGTGGCGGCTGAGGCCGACGGCCATCAGGTCGCCGGTGTGGGTCAGGCTCAGGTCGATCTGGTCGAAGCCGCGCAGGTAGGGGCGGCCACCGAGGCGGTAGGCGAGGTCGAGGGTCTCGGGGTCGACGCGCAGGGCCGCGGCCGCGGTGTGTTTCATCAGCAGCCGGGCGGCGACGAAGCGGTAGCGCACCGTCGGGTCGGGGATGCGGCGGTAGCGGGTCCAGTCGCGGCCCAGCAGCCGGCGCAGGCGGGGGGCGGTGAGTGCGGCGGGCAGCCATTCGCCCCAGGTTGTGTGCACGACCGCGTTGCCCAGCCGGGTCAGGTTCTCGTGCACGCCCTGCCACGGCCCGGCGGGCCGCGGCACGTGGATCGGTGTGCTGATCCTCTGCTCGTCCATCGCTGTCCCCTCCCGAAGGCCGGCCGCGCCGGCCCCGCCCCTGGCCGGCCTGCTAGCCGGCGAGCTGTGTGTCGTACAGGTCGAAGCTGCGGTGGTCCCGGTAGCGCGCGAGCACCTCTTCGAGGACCGCTTTGGTGGTGTTCTCGGGGAGGTCGGGCACCGGGACGCCGAGCCTGCGGCCGATGCGGGTGAGAGCGAGGACGGCCCAGGCCGGATCGGACAGGAAGGTGCCGGTGCCGTCCTGGCCCTGCCACACGCCCAGGCAGGCGGCGGCGGCCAGGACCAGGGCGTAGCGGTCGGCCAGTGCGCAGACGCGGGGGTCGACGAGCGCGGCGTGGGTGATGCCGGGGAGGGCGGCGCACTGTTCGCGCAGGGCGCGCATCTCCTGGACGAACGCGTCGGCGAGGTCGGCGAGGGCGGCCCAGGCGTCCGAGGTGGCGCGCAGGGGGGCGAGGCGTTCCGCGGTGCCGATGAGGGACGCGGTCAGGACGTCGTCGCTGCCGGTGAGGGTGAGGGCGCGGTAGTCGAACGCGGGCAGCGGCGCCCGGGGCAGGAACAGCCGGCCGGCCGGTTCGTCGGTGCGGAACCAGGAGCGGCGGGCGAGGGTGGGCAGTTGGGGCACGATGACGGCCTGGCAGGCGGCGGTGCCGGCGTGGCCGAGTCCGGCGACGGGCAGGTCGCGGACGAGTTTTTGGAAGCCGCCGTAGCGGGGGCCGCGGTCGTAGCCGTGCGCGCCGAGGACGGTGGAGAGTTCCTCGAGGTCCTCGCGGAGCAGGTCGGGCATGGTCATCTTGACGGCGGCGGCGAGCAGGTGGGAGCTGTCGGGCAGCAGGCTCAGGGCGCGCAGTCCGGTGACGGCCATGCTGTCGCAGGCGAGGAGGTCGGTGAAGACGCCGGTGAGCACGGTGTGCCAGCGGCGGGGCGGGACGCCGGCGGGCCGTCCGGTGGTGGCGGCGCGGACGGCGAAGCGCAGGACGCTGTCGACGCCGGCGACGACGGTGGCGGGGATGAGG
Coding sequences within it:
- a CDS encoding 4'-phosphopantetheinyl transferase superfamily protein, with the protein product MDEQRISTPIHVPRPAGPWQGVHENLTRLGNAVVHTTWGEWLPAALTAPRLRRLLGRDWTRYRRIPDPTVRYRFVAARLLMKHTAAAALRVDPETLDLAYRLGGRPYLRGFDQIDLSLTHTGDLMAVGLSRHGRIGVDAEPADRRMRFDLLQAQMCTPTEAAELAPLPEHEQTAQTLRLWTLKEAYTKALGQGMRLGFTEFGFGLRSGRLLAPDGTPATRGEWAFATHPALGRRYLLSVACHDAGLDPAADTSAGTMLDPGFLAAMADHQP
- a CDS encoding acyl-CoA dehydrogenase; amino-acid sequence: MTTPVTAPAPAAAAHRPSTPGPATGPGAPGGVPPGDAAERAAWLENLLGDPDDPHNPHGYKPLLDADDRREAPAATEALLTEAGLTAEFVPHELGGRLIRPDLLAQVLRPLFRRDVALGFGHGITSLFGASAVWAAGDTAQREATARVLLAGGRTPIVHHELAHANAILRDEFTARPTPDGGFVLSGRKDVVINADRADAYVMYARTAASSGPRSHSVLLLDPEQLPPGGLRRLPRALTPGMRGSRFAGLRFTDCPAGPDTLVGDLGDGVPLALRTYQVNRCLIPATVVAGVDSVLRFAVRAATTGRPAGVPPRRWHTVLTGVFTDLLACDSMAVTGLRALSLLPDSSHLLAAAVKMTMPDLLREDLEELSTVLGAHGYDRGPRYGGFQKLVRDLPVAGLGHAGTAACQAVIVPQLPTLARRSWFRTDEPAGRLFLPRAPLPAFDYRALTLTGSDDVLTASLIGTAERLAPLRATSDAWAALADLADAFVQEMRALREQCAALPGITHAALVDPRVCALADRYALVLAAAACLGVWQGQDGTGTFLSDPAWAVLALTRIGRRLGVPVPDLPENTTKAVLEEVLARYRDHRSFDLYDTQLAG